One Granulicella sp. 5B5 DNA window includes the following coding sequences:
- a CDS encoding amidase has translation MSSGISITSLREHYRNNTTDPITELGRVLQHANSNAGHNVYLAQNAAWSREQAANLRHEDIDTQPLWGIPISLKDCFDLAGFPTSCGSLFYREHHGIAPTDSAVAARLRSAGAIITGKTHLHQLAYGITGQSRDFGDCLQPDDPARLTGGSSSGAAASVQEGSALAAIGTDTGGSIRVPAALCGLCGYRSSLSLNTAALWRGGAHLAASFDTLGWLYRNLSDGPLLGNALFDLPFATAPSLASLRIGIPGEAFLHDAEPAILAGLDRWQSLLAQQGTTLERFDAAPWHDAIDIFAPIQASEAAALHRGYFLHFEPMIAERLTWGASISNDEIASLRARLQLFRATANALFKHFDYLLLPCAPMQALLAADDHTQTRTRILRYTVPISLCGLPVVTLPGGMQLVAPIGHDAELLALSANLPAFAL, from the coding sequence ATGTCTTCCGGCATTAGCATCACTTCGCTTCGCGAGCATTACCGCAACAACACTACCGATCCCATCACTGAGCTCGGGCGCGTGCTCCAACATGCCAACAGCAACGCAGGCCACAACGTCTACCTCGCGCAGAACGCCGCATGGTCGCGCGAGCAGGCCGCAAATCTCCGCCACGAAGACATCGACACCCAACCACTCTGGGGCATCCCCATCTCGCTAAAAGACTGCTTCGACCTGGCCGGCTTTCCAACCTCATGCGGCTCGCTCTTCTACCGCGAACACCACGGCATCGCTCCGACTGATTCTGCTGTCGCGGCAAGGCTCCGTTCTGCCGGAGCGATCATCACCGGCAAGACACACCTGCACCAACTTGCCTACGGCATCACCGGCCAGAGCCGCGACTTCGGCGATTGCCTCCAACCAGACGACCCCGCACGCCTCACCGGTGGCTCTTCCAGCGGAGCCGCAGCCAGCGTGCAGGAAGGCTCCGCACTCGCCGCCATCGGCACCGACACCGGCGGCTCCATCAGGGTTCCAGCCGCTCTCTGTGGACTCTGCGGCTACCGCTCGTCGCTCTCGCTCAACACTGCGGCTCTGTGGCGCGGAGGCGCACACCTCGCCGCCTCCTTTGATACCCTCGGCTGGCTCTACCGCAATCTCTCCGACGGCCCACTCCTCGGCAACGCTCTCTTCGATCTCCCTTTTGCCACAGCGCCGTCACTCGCATCACTGCGCATCGGCATACCCGGCGAGGCTTTCCTCCACGACGCTGAGCCAGCCATCCTCGCCGGACTCGATCGCTGGCAATCGCTGCTCGCCCAACAAGGGACCACACTCGAACGCTTTGACGCGGCACCCTGGCACGACGCCATCGATATCTTCGCCCCCATCCAGGCCAGCGAAGCCGCAGCTCTGCACCGCGGCTACTTCCTTCACTTCGAACCCATGATCGCCGAGCGCCTTACCTGGGGTGCATCCATATCGAACGATGAAATCGCATCCCTTCGCGCACGCCTGCAACTCTTCCGCGCCACGGCCAACGCTCTCTTCAAACATTTTGATTACCTGCTGCTACCCTGTGCGCCCATGCAAGCCTTGCTCGCAGCAGACGACCACACTCAAACCCGCACCCGCATCCTCCGCTACACCGTCCCCATCAGCCTCTGCGGCCTGCCCGTAGTCACGCTTCCCGGCGGCATGCAGCTCGTCGCTCCCATAGGCCACGATGCAGAACTCCTCGCCCTCAGCGCGAATCTACCGGCCTTCGCTCTCTAG
- a CDS encoding nucleoside deaminase: MRGAALDAERMRGLVAWTARTLETENPVPFGAEIVHTKTGERLMRATNAVRQENDPSSHAELRTVRLACKKLKGFSLKGHTMYTTCEPCPMCMANALWAGLDRVVYGTTIADANCFCNQIQIPATEVAQRSDMKCEVVGPVEQGLCLTLFTHPNMQRAFRTWSSRKRK; the protein is encoded by the coding sequence TTGCGTGGAGCCGCCCTGGATGCAGAGCGGATGCGTGGGCTTGTGGCATGGACCGCACGCACTCTGGAGACGGAAAATCCTGTGCCGTTTGGTGCTGAGATTGTGCACACGAAGACAGGCGAGCGGTTGATGCGTGCGACGAATGCCGTGCGCCAGGAGAATGACCCAAGCTCACACGCGGAGTTGCGCACGGTGCGGCTGGCATGCAAAAAGCTGAAGGGGTTTTCTCTGAAGGGACACACCATGTATACGACGTGCGAGCCTTGCCCGATGTGCATGGCCAACGCGTTGTGGGCCGGGTTGGATCGCGTGGTCTATGGGACAACGATTGCCGATGCGAACTGCTTCTGCAACCAGATTCAGATACCGGCGACCGAGGTTGCACAACGCAGCGATATGAAGTGCGAGGTGGTTGGACCGGTGGAGCAGGGGCTGTGTCTTACACTGTTCACACATCCCAATATGCAACGTGCGTTCCGGACATGGAGCAGCCGCAAGAGGAAGTAG
- a CDS encoding FAD-binding oxidoreductase has protein sequence MSDLAAGMEQVLGDGSRVLTQPQMVERLSKDFYWYSPVLKAMLDNKRADVVVQPVNVEEIRAVLQYCHAHEVPVTVRGAGTGNYGQAIPLNGGVVLDLQRMDKIEAIGEDGVAVCEPGVRLGVLETSAREVGWELRCYPSTVAKASLGGFLGGGSGGVGSVKHGGLRDFETVRAIEVVTMESEPRVVKHEGQAVHEILHAWGTNGVITRIWFALAPAVAWSQVVLTFKSFDEAFNFSERIATDATWDKRLITVFEWPLPSYFGPVKQLVREGEASVFFLIADAQMDTLREVADEAGAAVMLAQPYAGLRSQPLLSDYTWNHTTLWAMKADPTYTYLQCGFSPERAREQFALLKSRYGEDFLLHIEWMKNGQGVMIPGAIPVVRFSTEERLNEMIDYCREIGVFVANPHVNHVEGGGRYREDNVQLQAKYKYDAKGLMNPGKMASFARRQALEEQPA, from the coding sequence ATGAGTGATCTCGCCGCAGGAATGGAACAGGTCTTAGGCGATGGGTCGCGGGTGCTTACGCAGCCCCAGATGGTGGAGCGGCTGTCGAAGGATTTTTACTGGTACTCACCTGTACTGAAGGCGATGCTGGATAACAAGCGCGCGGATGTGGTGGTGCAGCCGGTGAACGTGGAGGAGATCCGTGCGGTGTTGCAGTACTGCCATGCGCATGAGGTGCCGGTGACGGTGCGCGGTGCGGGCACGGGGAACTATGGGCAGGCGATTCCGTTGAACGGTGGCGTTGTGCTTGACCTTCAGCGGATGGACAAGATTGAGGCGATTGGTGAGGACGGTGTCGCGGTATGCGAACCGGGCGTACGGCTTGGAGTGCTAGAGACGAGCGCGCGAGAAGTGGGGTGGGAGCTGCGGTGTTATCCCTCGACCGTAGCGAAGGCATCGCTGGGTGGGTTCCTGGGTGGAGGTTCCGGGGGCGTCGGTTCAGTGAAACATGGCGGGTTGCGCGACTTCGAGACCGTGCGCGCGATTGAAGTTGTGACGATGGAGTCTGAGCCGCGTGTTGTGAAGCATGAGGGGCAGGCTGTGCATGAGATTCTGCACGCATGGGGCACCAATGGCGTCATCACCAGGATTTGGTTTGCGCTGGCGCCGGCGGTGGCGTGGTCGCAGGTGGTGCTCACATTTAAGAGCTTCGATGAGGCGTTTAATTTTAGTGAGCGCATTGCGACCGATGCGACCTGGGATAAGCGGTTGATTACGGTTTTCGAGTGGCCGTTGCCGTCGTATTTCGGCCCAGTGAAGCAGCTTGTTCGTGAGGGTGAGGCCTCGGTGTTTTTTCTGATTGCAGATGCGCAGATGGACACCTTGCGGGAGGTTGCAGATGAAGCTGGTGCTGCAGTGATGCTGGCCCAACCGTATGCGGGGCTGCGGTCGCAGCCACTGCTTTCGGACTACACGTGGAACCACACGACGCTGTGGGCGATGAAGGCCGATCCGACGTACACGTATCTGCAGTGCGGCTTCAGTCCTGAACGCGCGCGGGAGCAGTTTGCACTACTGAAGAGCAGATATGGCGAGGATTTCCTGCTGCATATCGAGTGGATGAAGAATGGCCAGGGTGTCATGATTCCGGGGGCGATACCGGTGGTGCGCTTCAGTACGGAGGAGCGATTGAACGAGATGATCGACTACTGTCGCGAGATTGGTGTATTCGTCGCAAACCCACATGTGAACCATGTGGAAGGCGGTGGGCGATATCGCGAGGACAATGTGCAGTTACAGGCGAAGTACAAATATGACGCAAAGGGATTGATGAACCCTGGGAAGATGGCGAGCTTTGCGCGGCGGCAAGCCCTTGAGGAGCAGCCGGCATGA
- a CDS encoding creatininase family protein: MKTWIPDARKFAYLTWKQVEALPKDKTLLVLPTGAIEQHGHHLPLATDTLTSNLLLGRALQLLPADAPIYALETICYGKSNEHIGFPGTMTLSAATYMAVLRDIGASVAAAGIKKLLLFNTHGGNSSLNDVMARDLRAEFGLRTFHMSGGAGAKAEGLSPQEAKYGFHAGEVETAWLLAATPELVKTDAYTTNYIARIEENNVLSPENGAVNFAWLTRDISPSGVLGDPRPATAENGERWIAACAEKAAAALMAAYEYENHYKP; the protein is encoded by the coding sequence ATGAAGACGTGGATTCCCGATGCACGCAAGTTCGCGTATCTGACCTGGAAGCAAGTGGAGGCTCTACCGAAGGACAAGACGCTGCTGGTGCTGCCGACTGGTGCGATCGAGCAGCACGGGCATCATCTGCCTTTGGCGACAGATACCTTGACAAGCAATCTGTTGCTGGGGCGTGCGCTGCAGTTGTTGCCGGCGGACGCTCCTATCTATGCCCTGGAGACGATCTGCTATGGGAAGAGCAATGAGCACATCGGGTTTCCGGGTACGATGACTCTCTCTGCAGCGACATACATGGCGGTGCTGCGAGATATTGGGGCGAGCGTGGCGGCGGCAGGAATCAAGAAGCTGCTGCTGTTCAATACGCATGGAGGGAACTCCTCGCTGAATGATGTGATGGCGCGCGATCTGCGTGCGGAGTTTGGATTGCGGACGTTCCATATGAGCGGTGGCGCTGGCGCTAAAGCGGAGGGGTTGAGTCCGCAAGAGGCCAAGTATGGGTTCCATGCGGGTGAGGTGGAGACCGCGTGGTTGCTGGCGGCGACTCCGGAGCTCGTGAAGACGGATGCGTATACGACGAACTACATTGCGCGGATCGAAGAGAACAATGTGCTGTCGCCTGAGAACGGCGCGGTGAACTTTGCATGGCTTACGCGAGACATCTCGCCGAGCGGTGTGCTGGGTGATCCGCGGCCGGCGACGGCTGAGAATGGCGAGCGCTGGATTGCAGCCTGCGCAGAGAAGGCTGCAGCCGCGTTGATGGCCGCCTATGAATATGAGAACCACTACAAGCCTTAA
- a CDS encoding CocE/NonD family hydrolase: protein MAGTNLLVDCGDGVMLERGVACRLQDGTVLRSDHYYPPGGGKQPTLLMRQPYGRDIASTVVYAHPIWFARRGYNVVIQDVRGRGGSEGEFYPFRNEGRDGAETIAWLRMRPECNGRVGMYGFSYQGMTQLLAAAEQPEGLECIAPAMTACDLYAGWFYHNGALRLASSLGWGVQMLKEDAVRRGLHEGRAKLEAAWTNLRAQTWFMPYGEHPVITDPELPSYVRDWFEHDVPGEYWSSMDVSARASDIRVPALHVSGWYDTYLQGSVLGFELLRTQAGSNHARDNQYLLAGPWVHIPWGDRVGECDLGAEARLDTDELLLRWFDHWLKDADTFANEPKVRHFAMGVNRWLAADDWRGDATMSLYLHSGGRAESRKGDGGLSTVKAADEPSDIFVYDPEVPVMSPGGAQGVSGPTDQAVLEMGNNLLVYTGEPLGDALHVFGAPKVTLYAATSASHADFVAKLVRVLPGGRAEFVCMGIARSSALFGDEYQADSVHVWEFELEPTSTVFAVGERVRLEIAGCAFPLYDRSSSNETKPRDMTPFNWGRSTHCVFHDEARPSRLSLQVIA, encoded by the coding sequence TTGGCGGGAACGAATCTATTGGTGGACTGCGGCGATGGCGTGATGCTGGAGCGAGGCGTCGCGTGCCGCTTGCAGGACGGCACTGTCCTGCGCTCAGACCATTACTATCCGCCAGGCGGAGGGAAGCAGCCGACGCTGTTGATGCGGCAACCGTATGGGCGGGATATTGCGTCAACGGTGGTGTACGCTCACCCGATCTGGTTCGCGCGTCGAGGATATAACGTCGTGATTCAGGATGTTCGTGGGCGCGGTGGGTCGGAGGGGGAGTTCTATCCGTTTCGCAATGAGGGGCGTGATGGCGCAGAGACCATTGCGTGGCTGCGTATGCGGCCTGAGTGCAATGGGCGTGTGGGGATGTATGGCTTCTCGTACCAAGGGATGACGCAACTGCTAGCTGCCGCAGAGCAGCCGGAGGGGTTGGAGTGCATTGCGCCAGCGATGACTGCGTGCGATCTCTATGCGGGGTGGTTCTATCACAATGGGGCGCTGCGGTTGGCGTCTTCGCTGGGGTGGGGCGTGCAGATGCTGAAGGAAGATGCTGTGCGGCGCGGGTTGCACGAAGGACGGGCGAAGCTCGAAGCAGCGTGGACGAACCTGCGTGCTCAAACATGGTTCATGCCGTATGGTGAGCATCCTGTGATTACAGATCCGGAGCTGCCGTCGTATGTGCGCGACTGGTTCGAACACGATGTGCCGGGAGAGTACTGGAGCTCGATGGATGTGAGTGCGCGCGCAAGTGACATCCGCGTGCCTGCATTGCATGTTTCGGGTTGGTATGACACGTATCTGCAGGGCAGCGTGCTTGGATTTGAACTGCTGCGGACTCAGGCAGGCTCGAACCATGCGCGGGACAACCAATACCTGCTGGCGGGGCCGTGGGTGCATATTCCGTGGGGTGACCGTGTAGGGGAGTGTGATCTTGGTGCTGAGGCGCGGTTGGATACGGACGAGTTGCTGCTGCGCTGGTTCGACCATTGGCTGAAAGACGCAGATACGTTTGCGAACGAGCCGAAGGTGCGCCACTTTGCGATGGGGGTGAACCGGTGGCTCGCGGCTGACGATTGGCGTGGAGATGCGACGATGAGCTTATATCTGCACAGTGGTGGGCGAGCCGAGTCGCGAAAGGGAGACGGTGGGCTTTCGACGGTGAAGGCTGCGGATGAGCCTTCTGACATTTTCGTGTATGACCCGGAGGTGCCGGTGATGTCTCCGGGAGGCGCGCAGGGTGTGAGCGGGCCAACAGATCAGGCCGTGCTGGAGATGGGAAACAATCTGCTGGTTTATACGGGGGAACCGCTTGGAGACGCGCTGCATGTTTTCGGCGCGCCGAAGGTGACGCTGTATGCTGCGACGTCGGCGAGCCATGCGGATTTTGTTGCCAAGCTGGTGCGCGTGCTGCCGGGTGGACGTGCGGAGTTTGTCTGCATGGGCATTGCACGTTCCAGCGCGTTGTTTGGGGATGAGTATCAAGCCGATTCGGTGCATGTGTGGGAGTTTGAGCTTGAGCCTACCTCAACGGTGTTTGCCGTGGGAGAACGGGTGCGACTTGAAATCGCCGGTTGTGCATTTCCGCTTTACGATCGCAGTTCTTCCAACGAGACTAAGCCGAGGGACATGACTCCATTTAATTGGGGGCGGTCGACGCATTGTGTATTTCACGACGAGGCGCGGCCTTCGAGGCTTTCATTGCAGGTGATTGCATGA
- a CDS encoding ABC transporter ATP-binding protein: MTTVPEILFRGVGKRFAAKTAPVLEGIDLSIERGEFVSIVGPSGCGKSTLLKMVAGLTSCTTGQIEINGMEPKNAREIVSFVFQDATLLPWRTVERNVALSLELEGRTRDETSATVAQLLELVGLSEVGKSYPRELSGGMKMRVSIARALATQPRVLLMDEPFAALDEMTRDRMNEELLRLREEKNWTVLFVTHSVAEAVFLSSRVIVLAPYPGRVANEVAIDLPYPRTAETRESADFDTLVNRTSKLLREVHRG, translated from the coding sequence ATGACCACTGTGCCTGAGATTTTGTTTCGCGGTGTGGGGAAGCGGTTCGCGGCCAAGACGGCACCGGTGCTCGAGGGTATCGACCTTTCGATTGAACGGGGAGAGTTTGTGTCGATTGTCGGTCCTTCGGGTTGCGGGAAGTCGACGCTGTTGAAGATGGTCGCCGGATTGACATCGTGTACGACTGGGCAGATCGAGATCAACGGGATGGAGCCTAAGAACGCGCGCGAGATTGTTTCGTTCGTGTTTCAGGATGCGACGCTGCTGCCGTGGCGGACGGTGGAGCGCAATGTTGCGTTATCGCTGGAGCTGGAAGGACGTACGAGGGATGAGACGTCGGCGACGGTGGCACAGCTGCTGGAACTGGTGGGGCTATCTGAGGTGGGCAAGAGTTACCCTCGGGAGCTCTCGGGTGGTATGAAGATGCGGGTGTCGATTGCGCGTGCGTTGGCAACGCAGCCGCGTGTGCTGTTGATGGATGAGCCCTTCGCCGCGCTGGATGAGATGACTCGCGACCGAATGAATGAAGAGCTGTTGCGGTTGCGCGAAGAGAAGAACTGGACGGTGTTGTTTGTCACGCACTCGGTTGCGGAGGCTGTGTTTCTGTCGTCGCGGGTGATTGTGCTGGCGCCTTATCCGGGCCGTGTAGCAAACGAAGTCGCGATTGATTTGCCGTATCCGCGCACGGCAGAGACGCGCGAGAGCGCGGATTTCGATACCCTGGTAAACAGGACTTCGAAGCTGTTGCGGGAGGTCCACCGGGGATGA
- a CDS encoding ABC transporter permease produces the protein MKNKLKLLMNSVAVFGALLLLWQSVIWIFSVPSYMLPTPWKVAQVFAARLPDLWASTLLSAEAAVGGLLASIAVGVLVALIFARSRSIRTLLYPYTILLQTVPIVAIAPLILMWVGQGLLSVGVVTFIICLAPIIANTTQGLISVDDNLVQLFLMHNATQGQILRKLRLPHALPYLFVGVRISSGIAVIGAITGELFAGSGQVGRGGIGYSILYAQTQVQTDYLFALVIAATLLGFSLFFAVMFFEWLALHKWHESALESRAEA, from the coding sequence ATGAAGAACAAGCTGAAGCTGCTTATGAACAGCGTAGCCGTCTTCGGGGCGTTGCTTCTGCTATGGCAGAGCGTTATCTGGATATTCAGCGTGCCGAGTTATATGCTGCCTACGCCGTGGAAGGTGGCGCAGGTGTTTGCGGCACGGCTGCCAGATCTGTGGGCGTCGACACTTCTCTCGGCGGAGGCGGCTGTTGGAGGTTTGCTGGCTAGTATTGCTGTAGGAGTGCTGGTGGCATTGATCTTTGCACGCTCGCGGTCGATACGAACGCTGCTTTATCCGTACACAATTTTGCTACAGACGGTGCCGATCGTCGCAATCGCACCGCTGATTCTGATGTGGGTGGGGCAAGGGTTGCTTTCGGTGGGAGTGGTGACGTTCATCATCTGCCTGGCGCCTATCATTGCGAATACGACGCAGGGGCTTATCAGTGTTGACGACAACCTTGTGCAGCTGTTTTTGATGCACAATGCTACGCAAGGCCAGATTTTGCGTAAGCTGCGATTGCCACATGCGTTGCCCTATTTGTTTGTGGGGGTAAGAATCTCAAGTGGCATTGCTGTGATCGGAGCGATTACAGGTGAACTGTTTGCTGGATCGGGCCAGGTAGGGCGGGGTGGGATTGGCTATTCGATCCTGTATGCGCAGACCCAGGTCCAGACTGACTACCTATTTGCGCTGGTGATCGCTGCTACGTTGCTAGGCTTCTCGTTGTTTTTTGCCGTCATGTTTTTTGAGTGGTTGGCGCTGCACAAGTGGCATGAGTCGGCGCTGGAAAGCCGCGCTGAAGCTTAG
- a CDS encoding DUF3891 family protein, which produces MLVTHPDHAHLAGEFASQWGNEMFAPPEPREHVLRGVYRHDDGWRGRDIQPAVTQQGKPAAFSAELVGAYSAFEEIDLAAYLAVRREAVQLIAQEDAYAAILISMHTHDLLSERADRSTIRPEQLPWLDAFLVEQMSLQRALLEQLQEAGTIAAEAFTAETFQRNFQLLQACDNLSLLSCVDFGGEATLLHPLALRNGGTSEVRVERTGERAFRLTPYPLASSKLVFGLKARFVEGKRFADAAQLKSLLDEAPFQQLDVTITA; this is translated from the coding sequence TTGTTGGTAACGCACCCTGATCACGCGCACCTTGCGGGTGAGTTTGCGTCGCAATGGGGCAATGAGATGTTTGCTCCTCCGGAGCCGCGGGAGCACGTGCTGCGCGGGGTTTATCGGCATGACGATGGCTGGCGAGGGCGCGATATTCAGCCGGCGGTGACACAGCAGGGCAAACCGGCAGCTTTCTCGGCTGAACTTGTGGGGGCTTATTCTGCCTTTGAGGAGATCGATCTTGCGGCGTATCTAGCGGTGCGGCGCGAAGCCGTGCAACTGATCGCACAGGAAGACGCCTATGCCGCGATTTTGATTTCGATGCACACACACGATTTGCTTTCGGAACGGGCTGACCGCAGCACGATTCGGCCGGAGCAGTTGCCGTGGCTGGATGCGTTTCTAGTGGAGCAGATGTCGTTGCAACGTGCTTTGCTGGAGCAGCTTCAAGAGGCTGGGACGATTGCGGCGGAGGCATTTACTGCGGAGACGTTCCAGCGGAACTTTCAACTGCTGCAGGCTTGTGACAATCTCTCGCTGCTGAGTTGCGTAGACTTTGGCGGTGAAGCGACGTTACTGCACCCGCTGGCGTTGCGTAACGGTGGCACCAGTGAAGTGCGCGTTGAGCGCACCGGAGAGCGCGCTTTTCGGTTGACGCCGTACCCGCTGGCCTCTTCTAAGCTGGTGTTTGGGTTGAAGGCCCGGTTTGTCGAAGGCAAGAGGTTTGCCGATGCCGCGCAGTTGAAGTCGCTGCTGGATGAGGCGCCGTTTCAGCAGCTGGATGTGACGATTACAGCTTAG
- the hpxZ gene encoding oxalurate catabolism protein HpxZ, with translation MKINDPAIIAELRDLYPRYENALIHNDVATLTAMFWDSPHAIRFGAGENLYGTDEIEAFRKSRPAVNLERRTIRLEITSFGTDFGSITLEFERDTAAGKVRGRQSQVWVRMPEGWRIVSAHVSTLPMSKL, from the coding sequence ATGAAGATCAACGACCCAGCTATCATTGCGGAACTCCGAGACCTCTATCCTCGCTACGAAAACGCGCTCATCCACAACGACGTCGCAACACTCACCGCGATGTTCTGGGACTCGCCACACGCCATTCGTTTCGGCGCAGGCGAGAACCTCTATGGCACAGACGAGATCGAGGCCTTTCGCAAATCGCGTCCAGCCGTGAACCTTGAACGCCGCACAATCAGGCTTGAGATAACGTCCTTTGGCACCGACTTCGGCAGCATCACCCTCGAATTCGAACGCGATACCGCTGCCGGCAAGGTCCGTGGCCGGCAGAGCCAGGTCTGGGTGCGTATGCCAGAAGGATGGCGCATCGTCTCCGCACACGTCTCGACGCTGCCGATGTCTAAGCTGTAA
- a CDS encoding acetamidase/formamidase family protein, translating to MKHKGWGWSSVIPGLGFLKQRFSEPFLFHWHLDHATTHSLEPAIVPLRPFCGVMGVAPAEPGEFRTRPPGIFGGNMDVRELATGATLYLPVQQPGALFSCGDAHAAQGDGEVCINGIECPADATLRFTLHKNQSLSAPLIESAPSDEHGHSWLVVESHPDALTAALNATDRMVDLLASRWSFDPVHAYLLCSVAMKLQISQVVNEPMITVSAAIAKSILPPRKLFPIH from the coding sequence GTGAAACATAAGGGTTGGGGCTGGTCCAGCGTCATCCCTGGCCTCGGCTTTCTCAAACAGCGCTTCTCCGAACCATTCCTCTTCCACTGGCATCTCGACCACGCGACCACGCACTCCCTCGAACCCGCGATCGTACCTTTACGTCCCTTCTGCGGAGTCATGGGCGTCGCTCCAGCCGAACCCGGTGAGTTCCGAACCCGCCCTCCCGGCATCTTCGGCGGCAACATGGATGTCCGCGAACTCGCTACCGGCGCCACACTCTACCTGCCCGTCCAGCAACCCGGCGCTTTATTCTCCTGCGGCGACGCCCACGCCGCGCAAGGCGACGGCGAGGTCTGCATCAACGGCATCGAGTGCCCTGCCGACGCCACCCTCCGCTTTACGCTGCACAAGAATCAGTCACTCTCCGCGCCGCTCATCGAATCCGCTCCCTCCGACGAGCACGGCCACTCCTGGCTCGTCGTCGAATCCCACCCCGACGCGCTCACCGCAGCCCTCAACGCCACCGATCGCATGGTCGACCTGCTCGCCTCTCGCTGGTCCTTCGACCCGGTCCATGCCTACCTGCTCTGCAGCGTCGCCATGAAGCTTCAAATCAGCCAGGTCGTCAACGAACCCATGATCACCGTCTCCGCGGCGATTGCCAAGTCCATCCTGCCGCCACGCAAACTCTTCCCCATCCACTAG
- a CDS encoding acetamidase/formamidase family protein, which translates to MAEHNLSATPTHSRWNAALPPRLTISPGDTVHFECVDASGAQVHPGMTAEGFQNIDRTLIHALTGPVAIQGAAPETFSRLMFLR; encoded by the coding sequence ATGGCCGAACATAACCTCTCTGCCACTCCCACGCACTCCCGCTGGAACGCCGCCCTGCCTCCGCGCCTCACCATCTCTCCCGGCGACACCGTCCACTTTGAATGCGTCGACGCCAGCGGTGCGCAGGTCCACCCCGGCATGACCGCCGAAGGTTTCCAGAACATCGACCGCACCCTCATCCACGCGCTCACCGGCCCCGTCGCCATCCAGGGCGCCGCCCCGGAGACGTTCTCCAGATTGATGTTCTTGAGGTGA
- a CDS encoding RidA family protein codes for MPPTNPRTALEHLGLTLPPPPAPGGNYMSAKTAGNIVYLAGVISQTPDGIITGTLGLDRNIEEGYAAARSCALLQLAVLESHLGSLEKIRGIITVNGYVNSVPGFADSPKVINGASDLFLAIFGEPGRHVRAAIGVSGLPRHALVELQMTVEI; via the coding sequence ATGCCACCGACGAACCCGCGCACAGCACTCGAACACCTTGGCCTTACACTCCCTCCGCCACCCGCACCCGGCGGCAACTACATGTCCGCGAAGACCGCGGGTAACATTGTGTATCTCGCCGGAGTCATCTCGCAGACACCCGACGGCATCATCACCGGCACCCTGGGCCTCGACCGCAACATCGAGGAAGGCTACGCCGCCGCCCGCAGCTGCGCGTTACTCCAGCTCGCCGTCCTTGAATCCCACCTCGGTTCGCTCGAAAAGATCCGCGGCATCATCACCGTCAACGGTTATGTAAACTCGGTGCCTGGATTCGCGGACTCACCTAAAGTAATCAACGGCGCCTCCGACCTCTTCCTCGCGATCTTCGGTGAACCCGGCCGACACGTCCGCGCAGCCATCGGCGTAAGCGGTCTACCGCGCCATGCTCTCGTCGAACTCCAGATGACGGTGGAGATCTGA
- a CDS encoding DUF2165 domain-containing protein, with protein sequence MNMARLAKVLLLAAMAFFFTLVVLNNTTDFDSNYQFVRHVLMMDSTFPGNHGMWRAVSAPWVHLAFYCSIIAWETLNAVLCWWGAVSLLRALRAPVVEFQRAKRVGIAALTAGMLLWFVAFLSVGAEWFLMWQSKLWNGQDAAFRMFACEGIVLVILLLGEAD encoded by the coding sequence ATGAATATGGCGCGGCTCGCCAAGGTGCTGCTGCTGGCGGCAATGGCGTTCTTCTTTACGCTGGTTGTGCTGAACAACACGACGGACTTCGACTCGAACTATCAGTTTGTGCGCCATGTGCTGATGATGGATTCGACGTTTCCGGGCAACCATGGGATGTGGCGGGCGGTGTCGGCGCCCTGGGTGCACCTGGCGTTTTATTGCAGCATCATCGCGTGGGAGACGCTGAATGCGGTGCTGTGCTGGTGGGGAGCGGTCTCGCTACTGCGTGCGTTGCGTGCGCCGGTGGTGGAGTTTCAACGGGCGAAGAGAGTCGGCATCGCTGCGCTGACGGCGGGGATGCTGCTGTGGTTTGTGGCCTTCCTTTCGGTGGGCGCGGAGTGGTTTCTGATGTGGCAGTCGAAGCTGTGGAATGGGCAGGATGCGGCGTTTCGCATGTTTGCCTGCGAAGGCATCGTGCTGGTGATTCTGTTGCTGGGTGAGGCGGACTAG